The following coding sequences are from one Primulina eburnea isolate SZY01 chromosome 15, ASM2296580v1, whole genome shotgun sequence window:
- the LOC140815116 gene encoding uncharacterized protein, with protein MSSSSGRPASIAAGNYQVVPVAEKAVSSLPPRPPPSSSSSSALVEYTPPVAAPEDEDLEIKLRRIIECVPVRVNNTSGSSAGSGSGDFHQYRQMRRKEQDRLARMDVDYQKRKEISEFNQRREERLKAAEERTLKKRLKRQKKKQRKKGKKSKLNEGGEEHPTEQSSDEDGDSDNDET; from the exons ATGTCGTCTTCGTCAGGCAGGCCGGCTTCCATAGCTGCCGGAAATTATCAGGTGGTTCCAGTTGCGGAGAAGGCGGTTTCTTCGCTTCCTCCGCGGCCTCCACCTTCTTCTTCGTCATCATCTGCTTTAGTAGAGTACACACCGCCTGTAGCTGCGCCAGAAGACGAGGATCTCGAAATTAAGCTACGCCGCATTATTGAATGTGTTCCAGTTCGCGTCAACAACACCTCAGGAAGTTCTGCCGGTTCAGGATCGGGTGATTTCCATCAG TATCGACAAATGAGGCGGAAGGAACAAGATCGGCTAGCAAGGATGGACGTCGACTACCAGAAAAGGAAAGAAATCTCAGAATTCAACCAGAGAAGAGAGGAAAGATTAAAGGCTGCAGAGGAACGTACACTGAAGAAACGTTTAAAACGTCAGAAGAAGAAACAGAGAAAGAAAGGGAAAAAGAGCAAACTGAATGAAGGTGGAGAAGAGCATCCGACTGAGCAATCATCAGACGAGGATGGAGATTCAGATAATGATGAAACTTAG
- the LOC140815090 gene encoding protein TIC 21, chloroplastic-like has translation MPTLMLPAARSAVSPPRPPCAAARLKPLSCVLPSQSLRFSSTIDPHSFLFSLKCLRSLSSPYFILNSHSRKPLASAPISAAYSSTNGDSEDEKLAQVSKRLESTSRNFKRLGSFGFWGQLVCTVVAATILSFSVVISGKITSPATFYSTAGGIAAAFISVFWSFGYIRLSEKLRKTANDPSKAPPREDVVRSLKNGIVINLLGMGAAILGMQATVGLLVAKALTTSGNPYYQGSAPGSSPVLALDVFLVQASANTILSHFLGLISSLELLRSVTLPPSESAPSPKLA, from the exons ATGCCTACTCTAATGTTGCCAGCAGCTCGCTCCGCTGTCTCACCACCACGTCCGCCGTGTGCGGCGGCGCGGCTTAAGCCCTTGTCGTGTGTACTTCCCTCTCAATCACTCCGTTTCAGCAGCACCATAGATCCTCAttcatttcttttttctttgaaaTGTCTGAGAAGTTTATCTTCTCCTTACTTTATTCTCAATAGCCACAGTAGAAAACCCCTAGCTTCGGCTCCCATTTCTGCTGCCTATAGCTCTACCAATGGTGATTCTGAAGATGAGAAACTCGCTCAG GTTTCAAAGAGATTAGAGAGCACCTCGAGGAATTTCAAGAGATTGGGAAGTTTTGGTTTCTGGGGACAGCTAGTTTGTACGGTAGTTGCCGCCACGATCCTTTCATTTTCTGTCGTTATATCTGGGAAGATTACATCGCCTGCTACCTTTTATTCTACTGCTGGTGGTATAGCAGCTGCATTCATTTCTGTGTTCTGGTCATTCGGCTATATTCGGTTATCCGAGAAACTCCGGAAAACAGCCAATGATCCTTCTAAG GCACCTCCTCGAGAGGATGTTGTAAGAAGTCTGAAAAATGGTATCGTCATAAATCTCTTGGGCATGGGTGCGGCAATACTTGGCATGCAGGCAACTGTAGGTTTGTTGGTGGCCAAAGCTCTTACAACCTCAGGTAATCCTTATTACCAAGGTTCCGCTCCTGGGAGCAGTCCAGTTCTTGCCTTGGATGTTTTCTTGGTGCAG GCATCCGCAAATACTATACTCTCACATTTTCTAGGACTGATAAGCTCGTTGGAGCTACTGCGATCCGTCACATTGCCACCTTCAGAAAGTGCTCCGAGTCCTAAGCTTGCATGA
- the LOC140813534 gene encoding probable carbohydrate esterase At4g34215 — protein MKYTDPIKSRNQTKGIVQKSIPSMDFSDSIQTNEANPTKQIFILSGQSNMAGRGGVDKHKHWDGIVPPECAADSCKIFRLNAQLSWEVAREPLHHDIDTKKICGVGPGMSFANAVKDSAGAIGLVPCAVGGTAIKEWARGGHLYENMVNRARAAVHSGGEIKALLWYQGESDTASQDDVDCYKGNMETLIHSVRADLGLPSLPIIQVAIVSGDQKYLEKMREIQKGIDIPNVVCVDAEGLQLKEDNLHLTTEAQVQLGHFLAQAYLNLSLAQN, from the exons ATGAAATATACGGATCCCATTAAAAGTAGAAACCAGACAAAGGGTATCGTCCAGAAGTCAATTCCGTCAATGGATTTCTCAGACTCGATCCAGACAAATGAAGCCAACCCCACCAAACAGATCTTCATCTTATCCGGTCAGAGCAACATGGCCGGCCGAGGCGGCGTTGACAAACACAAGCACTGGGACGGCATAGTTCCACCCGAATGCGCCGCCGATAGCTGCAAAATCTTCCGCCTCAACGCACAACTCAGCTGGGAGGTGGCGCGTGAGCCCCTTCACCACGACATCGACACCAAAAAGATTTGCGGTGTAGGACCCGGTATGTCGTTCGCCAATGCGGTGAAGGATTCAGCCGGGGCGATCGGGTTGGTGCCTTGCGCCGTCGGCGGGACAGCCATCAAGGAATGGGCGCGTGGCGGCCACCTTTACGAAAACATGGTGAATCGAGCCAGAGCCGCTGTGCACAGCGGCGGAGAAATCAAGGCGCTACTGTGGTACCAAGGGGAGAGCGACACGGCGTCGCAGGATGATGTGGATTGCTACAAGGGGAATATGGAGACGCTTATTCACAGCGTGCGTGCTGATCTGGGTTTGCCTTCTCTTCCAATCATTCAG GTAGCAATAGTTTCTGGAGACCAAAAATATTTGGAGAAGATGAGAGAGATACAAAAAGGAATTGATATTCCAAATGTGGTGTGTGTGGATGCTGAAGGCTTGCAGCTCAAGGAAGATAATTTGCATTTAACAACAGAGGCCCAAGTTCAATTGGGCCATTTTCTAGCCCAAGCCTATCTCAACCTTTCTCTGGCCCAAAACTAA